The region GGGTGGAAGTGGAGGGTAAAAAGACCAGTCCATCCGAGGTTTCGGCCATGATTCTCGGCAAGATGAAACAGACTGCGGAGGATCACCTGGGCGAAAAGGTTACCGATGCGGTGATTACCGTTCCGGCCTACTTCAACGATGCCCAGCGGCAGGCCACCAAGGATGCTGGTAAAATTGCGGGCTTGAACGTCCTGCGTATCATCAACGAGCCGACGGCGGCCTCCCTGGCCTACGGCCTGGACAAAAAGGGCGGTCAGACCATCGCCGTCTATGATCTGGGCGGCGGCACCTTCGACGTCTCCATCCTGGAGATCGGCGACGGTGTATTCGAGGTGAAAGCCACCAACGGCGACACCTTCCTGGGCGGCGAGGATTTCGACAAGGCGATCATCGATCATCTGGCCGAAGCCTTCCAGAAGGAGAATGGCATTGACCTGCGCAAGGATACCATGGCCCTGCAGCGTCTCAAGGAGGCGGCGGAGAAGGCCAAGATTGAGCTGTCCAACAGCACCCAGACCGATGTCAACCTCCCCTTCATCACCGCCGACGCCAGCGGCCCGAAACATCTCAACGTCAATCTGACCCGGGCCAAGCTGGAGTCCCTGGTGGATGGATTGATTCGCCGTACCTTGGAGCCGTGCCGGACAGCATTGAAAGACGCCGGCGTCTCCACCTCCCAAGTGGACGAGGTGGTGCTGGTGGGTGGCATGACCCGCATGCCCAAGGTGCAGCAGTTGGTGACGGAATTCTTCGGCAAGGAGCCTCACAAGGGGGTTAATCCGGACGAAGTGGTGGCTATCGGCGCGGCGATCCAGGGCGGCGTCTTGAAGGGCGACGTCAAGGACGTTCTGCTCTTGGACGTGACGCCATTGTCACTCGGCATCGAAACCATGGGGCAGGTGTTCACCAAGCTGATCGACAAGAACACCACCATCCCGACCAAGAAGTCTCAGGTCTTCTCTACCGCCGTGGACAACCAGCCCGCCGTAACGGTGCGGGTGGCCCAGGGCGAGCGGGAAATGTTCGCCGACAACAAACTGCTGGGTCAGTTCAACCTGGAGGGCATCGCCCCGGCCCCGCGCGGCATGCCGCAGATCGAGGTGACCTTCGATATCGACGCCAACGGCCTGGTACAGGTTTCCGCCAAGGATATGGGGACCGGCAAGGAGCAATCCATCAGCATCACCGCCTCCGGCGGCCTGACCGAAGCGGAAATTGACAAGATGGTGCGTGACGCCGAGGCCAATGTGGACGCGGACTCCAGAAAGCGCAGGCTCATCGACGCCCGCAACCAAGCCGACTCACTGGTCTATACCACCGAGAAAACGCTCAAGGAGAACGGCGACAAGGTGGACGAGGCGACGAAAAAGGCCATCGAGACCGCCCTTGAAGAACTCAAGGGGGTCATGAACAGCGACAGTGCCGAGGCCATTGATGCGAAAATTCAAGCCTTGATGGAGGCTTCCATGAAGCTGGGCGAGGCGATCTACAAGGATTCCTCCGCCGCCAACAACGGATCGTGCACAACCGGATCCTGCTCTACCGGGAGCAGCAACGACGACGCGGTGGAGGCCGAGTACGAGGAGGTCAAGCCCGATTCCGGAGCCAAGGCTGCCTGATGGTTCATGAATGATGCAAAAATCTTCCCCCTTCCCGCTCCATCGGGAAGGGGGAAATTGTTTGAGGAGGAGTTTCCCATGCCCCTTTACGACTACAAATGCGACGCCTGTGGCGCAGGGTTTGAGAAAGAGCATCCCATGTCTGCGCCTCCCCTGAGCGAATGCCCGGAGTGCGGCGGGAGCAACGTCCGAAAGATCTTTTCCACCGGCGGACTGGTGGGATTCAACAAGCTCGGACAATCAAACCAGTCCCCGCCGCCGAGCTGTTCCCCTGCCGGCGGATGCGCCACCGGGGCTTGTCCACTCAACTAAAGGAGCCGGGATGATG is a window of Magnetococcales bacterium DNA encoding:
- the dnaK gene encoding molecular chaperone DnaK; translation: MGKVIGIDLGTTNSCVAVIDGGDPKVIENSEGARTTPSFVAFANGGERLVGQAAKRQAVTNPANTLFAIKRLIGRRFDDPMTKKDLDLVPYRIVKADNGDAWVEVEGKKTSPSEVSAMILGKMKQTAEDHLGEKVTDAVITVPAYFNDAQRQATKDAGKIAGLNVLRIINEPTAASLAYGLDKKGGQTIAVYDLGGGTFDVSILEIGDGVFEVKATNGDTFLGGEDFDKAIIDHLAEAFQKENGIDLRKDTMALQRLKEAAEKAKIELSNSTQTDVNLPFITADASGPKHLNVNLTRAKLESLVDGLIRRTLEPCRTALKDAGVSTSQVDEVVLVGGMTRMPKVQQLVTEFFGKEPHKGVNPDEVVAIGAAIQGGVLKGDVKDVLLLDVTPLSLGIETMGQVFTKLIDKNTTIPTKKSQVFSTAVDNQPAVTVRVAQGEREMFADNKLLGQFNLEGIAPAPRGMPQIEVTFDIDANGLVQVSAKDMGTGKEQSISITASGGLTEAEIDKMVRDAEANVDADSRKRRLIDARNQADSLVYTTEKTLKENGDKVDEATKKAIETALEELKGVMNSDSAEAIDAKIQALMEASMKLGEAIYKDSSAANNGSCTTGSCSTGSSNDDAVEAEYEEVKPDSGAKAA
- a CDS encoding zinc ribbon domain-containing protein — translated: MPLYDYKCDACGAGFEKEHPMSAPPLSECPECGGSNVRKIFSTGGLVGFNKLGQSNQSPPPSCSPAGGCATGACPLN